The DNA sequence TCTTGTAGACGGGGTTGACCGTCACCAGCACGACGCCGATCTTCGCCGTCGCGAACATGAACGTGAGCCAGTCCGGAACGTTCCTCGCCCAGATGCCGAGATGGTCGCCCGGCTCCATGCCGATGGCGAGCAGTCCTTTCGCGAGGTTGTCGGTGCGCTTGTCGAAGTCCTTGTACGTCCAGCGCAGGTCGCGGTCCGGATACACGATGAAGTCATGGTCCGGGTTGGCGGCGACTTGCTCCTCAAAGTACGCGCCAATCGTGAGTTCGGTATGCAGCTGCATCGTCGCCTCCCTATACCGGGGTGTAGACGACGCCGAGGAACTTCGCCGGCCCACCGGAGCCTGCACGGACCTGATGCGGCACGATCGAGTCGTAGTAGATGCTGTCGCCGGACTCGAGGACGTAGATGTCCTTGCCGTACTCAACCTCTATGGCGCCGTCGAGCACGTACAGGAACTCCTCGCCCTCGTGTGAAGAGAGCACGTGCGTCTCGGCGGGTGCAGGGCTGACGGTGATCGTAAACGGCTCCATGTGCCGCGCGCTCTTTCCCTCGGCGAGTGAGAAGAAGCCGAGCGTACCAGCGTCACTCTCGGTCTCGAGGCTCTTGACGCGCGAAGTCTCCTCGGCTTGGCCGGCGCGGGTCACGACGGGGCCGACGTTGGTGTCGTCGTCGAGCAGCGTGCCGAGCCGGACGCCCAGCGCGCGGGTGACCTTGATGAGCGGCGCAAGCGATGGGGCGAGTTCGCCGGCCTCGAGCGCAACGATGACGGAGACTTCGCAGTCGCAGCGCTCGGCGAGCTCTTCTTGCGAGAGCCTGAGCGATTCGCGCAGCGTGGTGATCTTGACACCGATCCTGTTGTCGTCGGCCATGAGAAGCCATCCCTTTCCCGTGGTTTGAACATACCTATGCGTACGCGAAGGGTACAACAGACCCGACGGCTGCGGATACTGCTCCCAGTGGTCAGTTTCGCTGACGGCTCCGATGCGCCGGGGAGCGGGCAAGAAGGCGGCCCTATTCGCCGAGAAGGCGCTCCAGTGCCCACGTGAACCGCTCGCGGTCCTCTTCCTCGAACGGCGTCGGACCGCGATGGCGGCCGCCCGCCCGGCGAAG is a window from the Coriobacteriia bacterium genome containing:
- a CDS encoding cupin domain-containing protein, whose translation is MADDNRIGVKITTLRESLRLSQEELAERCDCEVSVIVALEAGELAPSLAPLIKVTRALGVRLGTLLDDDTNVGPVVTRAGQAEETSRVKSLETESDAGTLGFFSLAEGKSARHMEPFTITVSPAPAETHVLSSHEGEEFLYVLDGAIEVEYGKDIYVLESGDSIYYDSIVPHQVRAGSGGPAKFLGVVYTPV